The following are encoded in a window of Artemia franciscana chromosome 5, ASM3288406v1, whole genome shotgun sequence genomic DNA:
- the LOC136027027 gene encoding ras-like GTP-binding protein Rho1 isoform X1 yields the protein MGCFNAFQYSNNDGNESFMPGMAAIRKKLVIVGDGACGKTCLLIVFSKDQFPEVYVPTVFENYVADIEVDSKQVELALWDTAGQEDYDRLRPLSYPDTDVILMCFSVDSPDSLENIPEKWTPEVKHFCPNVPIILVGNKKDLRNDPATVKELAKMKQEPVKPEEGRAMAEKIGAYAYLECSAKSKEGVREVFETATRAALQVKKKKKGKCELI from the exons ATGGGATGTTTTAATGCTTTTCAATATTCCAATAATGATGGAAATGAGAGT TTTATGCCAGGAATGGCGGCTATACGGAAGAAACTAGTCATAGTGGGTGATGGTGCTTGTGGTAAAACCTGCCTTCTTATTGTCTTCTCCAAAGATCAGTTCCCAGAAGTCTATGTCCCAACTGTATTTGAAAATTATGTGGCAGACATTGAAGTTGACTCCAAACAG GTTGAGCTGGCATTGTGGGATACCGCTGGCCAAGAAGACTACGACAGACTTCGTCCCCTATCTTACCCAGATACAGATGTCATATTGATGTGCTTTTCAGTGGATTCTCCTGACTCCTTGGAGAATATTCCCGAAAAATGGACTCCAGAGGTGAAACACTTCTGCCCAAATGTGCCAATTATTCTCGTTGGCAACAAAAAG GACTTACGTAATGACCCGGCCACAGTGAAAGAGCTGGCCAAGATGAAACAAGAGCCAGTGAAGCCTGAGGAGGGTCGCGCAATGGCAGAGAAAATAGGAGCCTATGCTTATCTTGAGTGTTCTGCCAAGTCGAAAGAAGGTGTCCGTGAAGTGTTTGAAACAGCGACCCGAGCAGCGCTGCAG gttaaaaagaagaagaagggtaAATGTGAACTTATATAA
- the LOC136027027 gene encoding ras-like GTP-binding protein Rho1 isoform X2, whose product MGCFNAFQYSNNDGNERMAAIRKKLVIVGDGACGKTCLLIVFSKDQFPEVYVPTVFENYVADIEVDSKQVELALWDTAGQEDYDRLRPLSYPDTDVILMCFSVDSPDSLENIPEKWTPEVKHFCPNVPIILVGNKKDLRNDPATVKELAKMKQEPVKPEEGRAMAEKIGAYAYLECSAKSKEGVREVFETATRAALQVKKKKKGKCELI is encoded by the exons ATGGGATGTTTTAATGCTTTTCAATATTCCAATAATGATGGAAATGAGA GAATGGCGGCTATACGGAAGAAACTAGTCATAGTGGGTGATGGTGCTTGTGGTAAAACCTGCCTTCTTATTGTCTTCTCCAAAGATCAGTTCCCAGAAGTCTATGTCCCAACTGTATTTGAAAATTATGTGGCAGACATTGAAGTTGACTCCAAACAG GTTGAGCTGGCATTGTGGGATACCGCTGGCCAAGAAGACTACGACAGACTTCGTCCCCTATCTTACCCAGATACAGATGTCATATTGATGTGCTTTTCAGTGGATTCTCCTGACTCCTTGGAGAATATTCCCGAAAAATGGACTCCAGAGGTGAAACACTTCTGCCCAAATGTGCCAATTATTCTCGTTGGCAACAAAAAG GACTTACGTAATGACCCGGCCACAGTGAAAGAGCTGGCCAAGATGAAACAAGAGCCAGTGAAGCCTGAGGAGGGTCGCGCAATGGCAGAGAAAATAGGAGCCTATGCTTATCTTGAGTGTTCTGCCAAGTCGAAAGAAGGTGTCCGTGAAGTGTTTGAAACAGCGACCCGAGCAGCGCTGCAG gttaaaaagaagaagaagggtaAATGTGAACTTATATAA